DNA from Rubripirellula lacrimiformis:
CTGCATGGCCGCTTCATAACCATCGGCGACCCGGTCCGGTTGGTGGGCGTCGGCCCCCAGCGTCACGGGGATCCCGCGAGCGTTCATTTCGCACAACATGTCGGGAAACGGGTTCATTTCCGAGATGCGTTTGTTGATTCCCGACGTGTTCAGTTCCATTGCCACACCCGTATCTGCGATGGCGTCCAGCGACGACCGGATGTCGTCCATAACCGCAGCAGGGTCCCAGGTTTCGGAGAACAGATTTTTGATCAAATCGGGGTGTGCCAACGAATCGAACAGTCCCGTTTGGGCCGCTTTCGCCAGCAAACGAAAATAGGTTCGCTGGACTTCGATCGCATCATCGCTCCAGTATCGTTCTCGAAATTCGTCGATCTGTGGATGGACGGACCCCAACACGAAATGAAAGTCGGCCGAATCCAACTGTTTCTGCAGGTACGATTCGTGCCCCTCGAAATAGTCCGCTTCGATCCCGAGACGGACATCGACGCGGCCTTCCCACTGTTGGCGGGTCTGTTCGACCAGATCGATGTACTCGCCGAACTCTTCCTCTCGCATTCGCACGCGAGCCGAAAATCCATTGGGCATCGGGTTGTGGCAGGTCACGATCAGCCCCCGCAATCCTCGCTGTTGGGCAACGACCGCGTACTCGGTCGGCCATCCGTCGGCATGATTGCAGAGCGGCGT
Protein-coding regions in this window:
- a CDS encoding histidinol-phosphatase HisJ family protein; this encodes MTSPDIAPANGILFESHSHTPLCNHADGWPTEYAVVAQQRGLRGLIVTCHNPMPNGFSARVRMREEEFGEYIDLVEQTRQQWEGRVDVRLGIEADYFEGHESYLQKQLDSADFHFVLGSVHPQIDEFRERYWSDDAIEVQRTYFRLLAKAAQTGLFDSLAHPDLIKNLFSETWDPAAVMDDIRSSLDAIADTGVAMELNTSGINKRISEMNPFPDMLCEMNARGIPVTLGADAHQPDRVADGYEAAMQLLLSCGYEHVHFFLNRKRQTVAISDALASLVDTSTVG